A genomic region of Colletotrichum destructivum chromosome 5, complete sequence contains the following coding sequences:
- a CDS encoding Putative HAD-superfamily hydrolase, subfamily IIA, HAD superfamily — MSRAGRATGLGRLSRPLTTWTARAPFRLATAGIGRHDRGFAVLNKNGVTGPVRWEASRPQRRFSTKKPVFEAGEAPSFAFAFDIDGVLLHVAKPIPGAAESLRYLNDNNIPFILLTNGGGRPEAVRVRDLSEKLGVELSVDNFVQSHTPFQELVHGPEGLGDKTIFVTGADAQKCREIARQYGFKNVVTPADIIHAYPDVFPFDRLMKSVYASTHEPLPKPIHTGGGDAAESEALKIDAMFVFNDPRDWALDIQIITDLLLSRGGVLGTYSAKNGDAALPNGGWQQDGQPALVYSNADLVWPTTYHLPRFGQGAFQAAVAGVWREVTGGAALRTTVFGKPFATTYRYAERVLNAHRRAVLGRTSKDVGELAPLKTVYMVGDNPESDIRGANDYSNDETEWASVLVRTGVWKHERGPPTHAPKMIVDDVKAAVEWALQREGRTTKV; from the exons ATGAGTCGGGCAGGTAGAGCCACGGGCCTTGGTCGGCTTTCGAGGCCGCTCACCACTTGGACGGCACGCGCTCCGTTCCGGCTCGCGACGGCCGGTATCGGGCGTCATGACAGAGGCTTCGCGGTCTTGAACAAGAACGGCGTAACAGGGCCAGTGCGCTGGgaggcctcgaggccgcAGCGGCGATTTAGCACCAAGAAGCCTGTTttcgaggcgggcgaggcccCTTCATTTGCATTCGCATTCGA CATTGACGGTGTCCTGCTGCACGTGGCAAAGCCCatccccggcgccgccgagtcgCTGCGGTAcctcaacgacaacaacatccCCTTCATCCTACTGACGAACGGCGGGGGCCGGCCCGAGGCTGTCCGCGTCAGGGACCTTAGTGAGaagctcggcgtcgagctctCGGTGGACAACTTTGTGCAGTCGCACACGCCATTCCAGGAGCTGGTGCATGGGCCCGAGGGTCTGGGGGACAAGACCATCTTTGTGACTGGCGCCGACGCGCAGAAGTGCCGCGAGATCGCAAGGCA GTACGGGTTCAAGAATGTCGTGACGCCGGCAGACATCATCCACGCGTACCCGGACGTGTTTCCCTTTGATCGGCTCATGAAGTCGGTCTACGCGTCGACGCACGAGCCGCTCCCGAAGCCGATCCacacgggcggcggcgacgccgcggagTCGGAGGCGCTTAAGATCGACGCCATGTTCGTGTTCAATGACCCGCGCGACTGGGCGCTCGATATCCAGATCATCACGGACCTGCTTCTCTCGCGCGGGGGCGTGCTCGGGACGTACTCGGCCAAGAacggcgacgcggcgctACCCAACGGCGGGTGGCAGCAGGACGGGCAGCCGGCGCTCGTGTACTCGAACGCCGACCTCGTGTGGCCGACGACGTACCACCTGCCGCGGTTCGGGCAGGGGGCGTTCCAGGCGGCTGTGGCTGGGGTGTGGCGCGAGGTGACGGGCGGTGCAGCGCTGCGGACAACGGTGTTCGGCAAGCCGTTCGCGACGACGTACCGGTACGCAGAGAGGGTGCTCAACGCGCACCGGCGGGCGGTGCTGGGCAGGACGAGCAAAGATGTCGGCGAGTTGGCGCCGCTGAAGACGGTGTACATGGTCGGGGACAACCCGGAGAGCGACATCCGCGGGGCCAACGACTACAGCAACGACGAGACGGAGTGGGCGTCGGTGCTGGTCAGGACGGGGGTCTGGAAGCATGAGAGGGGCCCGCCGACGCACGCGCCCAAGATGATTGTGGACGACGtcaaggcggcggtggagtgGGCGCTgcagagggaggggcggaCGACCAAGGTGTAG
- a CDS encoding Putative aspartic peptidase A1 family, aspartic peptidase domain superfamily, which produces MRLSKTLAFAALLNEGASSKVVSANFHRVQFPVDLVQITRRGDTLNLAAINNITGGGYYSEVYIGTPGQKTLLHLDTGSSDTWVVDKRADLCISRSLQGQVGGGCVRPIDSSASSTFKVVSRNGFDITYLDGRNIRGDYIQDTVSFDGKTITNQQLGFATQTVKGSGLMGLGFSEGVSSRRRYPTILDSMVAQGHIGRKAFSMWLNDLSSSEGTVLFGGVDTEKYVGTLTTLPLVEDPNSGSITSYSIAMTGVAVETPDEKLVQMTAAFFNATTILDSGSTVCLFPERLTKSIWAKFGVVDAGYGLIDCKWRGAMGEGHFIDFDLARVKIRVPLEEMVLDNLDHIMDQLDDLTPFDRTCMFGIQNSAIFDVTSSRFAILGDTFLRSAYVVYDETNQQVGIAQANLNSSRSNIIELRADGSALPTATGVASQVTTPAPTRTASGDATRLVSTASSTPTAGESESAASHQSAPSLGSDGLFAVLAMAVFTTTGAMLLAG; this is translated from the exons atgcggCTTTCCAAGACCTTGGCCTTCGCGGCGCTGTTGAACGAGGGCGCCTCGTCGAAAGTCGTCTCGGCCAACTTCCACAGGGTTCAGTTCCCTGTCGACCTGGTACAGATTACGCGCCGCGGTGACACCCTgaacctcgccgccatcaacaacatcaccggcggcggaTATTATTCCGAGGTGTACATCGGTACTCCGGGCCAGAAGACGCTGCTACACCTCGACACGGGCAGTAGCGACACGTGGGTCGTCGACAAGCGGGCCGACCTGTGCATAAGCCGGTCGCTACAAGGCCAGGTTGGCGGAGGCTGCGTCAGGCCCATCGACTCGAGCGCGAGTTCCACCTTCAAGGTCGTGAGTCGCAACGGCTTTGACATCACGTACCTCGACGGCAGGAATATCCGGGGAGACTACATCCAGGATACCGTGAGCTTCGATGGCAAAACAATCACCAACCAACAGCTAGGCTTCGCCACTCAAACTGTCAAGGGTTCGGGCTTGATGGGCCTGGGCTTCTCCGAGGGCGTGTCATCGCGGCGTCGATATCCCACCATTCTCGACAGCATGGTCGCGCAAGGCCACATAGGCCGGAAGGCGTTCAGCATGTGGCTG AATGACCTGTCTTCGTCTGAGGGGACTGTCCTCTTTGGAGGGGTTGACACGGAAAAGTACGTTGGAACGCTCACCACGCTTccgctcgtcgaggaccccAACTCGGGCAGCATCACCAGCTACAGCATTGCCATGACTGGAGTCGCAGTCGAGACCCCCGATGAGAAGCTGGTCCAAATGACCGCGGCTTTCTTCAACGCCACAACCATTCTCGACTCCGGCTCTACCGTGTGCTTATTCCCCGAAAGGCTGACCAAGTCCATCTGGGCGAAattcggcgtcgtcgatgcaGGATACGGGCTCATCGACTGCAAATGGAGAGGGGCCATGGGCGAGGGTCACTTCATCGACTTCGACTTGGCGCGCGTCAAGATCCGAGTCCcgctggaggagatggtcctcgacaacctcgaccaCATCATGGAccagctcgacgacctcaCCCCCTTCGACCGGACCTGCATGTTCGGGATCCAGAACAGCGCCATCTTCGACGTCACGAGCAGCAGATTCGCCATCCTGGGAGACACCTTCCTGCGGAGCGCGTACGTCGTGTACGACGAAACCAACCAGCAGGTCGGCATCGCCCAGGCGAACCTTAACTCGAGCCGGTCCAACATCATCGAGCTGCGCGCCGACGGGAGCGCCCTGCCGACAGCCACGGGCGTGGCGAGCCAGGTCACAACGCCTGCTCCGACGCGGACGGCCAGCGGAGACGCAACACGTCTTGtttcgacggcctcgtcgacgcctacTGCGGGCGAATCCGAGAGCGCTGCGTCTCATCAAAGTGCACCGTCTTTGGGATCAGATGGGCTTTTCGCCGTGTTGGCCATGGCTGTGTTCACCACCACGGGTGCGATGCTTTTAGCGGGTTGA
- a CDS encoding Putative choline kinase, protein kinase-like domain superfamily, which yields MSSSSPQVNGLPLRSALKTDDDSDKPSSSSATTSGKVVQIAEPEADTVSPPNPPPPEQQAHHKRQYAANMAKRLSGRMGLTSSSSSRSSPVLEPSPSQSSADDSSAAAAAAAAQQSHHRHGQKHYYESQKLLAQLHDWLEHERKKKASRKSKTSPRRRSPQSKTKKERSPAPDAAAEPAAAPRPRSDSIESDSSDVSFDRLQRIIEDSMASMGINSVPQMSPKLGRRPSARHRKSHSRSLLHRTASSDTDYVGDDVVVPTCDAVLDNSKTLSYSGGGSGKSTDDLSKADDKEKAWATFKNEIVRLTHTLKIKGWRRVPLESGNSVIVKRLSGALTNAVYVVSPPENLDEKTTGKKPPPKLLLRIYGLEHLIDRENELSVLRRLARKRIGPRLLGCFTNGRFEEYFNSITLTPSDLREPETSKQIAKRMRELHVGIDVLEREKDEGPAVLKNWDSWLGNVEKKITALDDGVRRGNSVFRGHGYVCGLEWHRFKELYDKHRELVLSAYKGHQGIRERLIFAHNDTQYGNILRMRPDDEKSPLLQPANEHKQLVVIDFEYAAANVPGHEFANHFTEWAYDYHHETLPFRCNTACYPTIQEQRRFLKAYVEHRPQFIHSAASTPRLGPADAPAGSTTPALLPTSSSSSIVEFMLDARVPPNHWKDEERRAEEAIEAEVKELYEETRLWRGINSAMWVAWGIVQAKVPGFESREEIEQQEKQAQNEAAAAAGDVDAKAEVQAAADAEEDEGDEYDYLSYAQDRAFFFLGDCVNMGIVKKEDLPEDVQSRIKIVDF from the exons ATgtcctcctcatcgcccCAGGTCAACGGCCTGCCCCTGCGCTCAGCCTtgaagacggacgacgacagcgacaagccctcctcctcctcggccaccaccTCCGGCAAAG TCGTCCAAATCGCCGAGCCAGAGGCTGATACCGTCTCGCCCCCAAACCCACCACCTCCCGAACAGCAGGCTCACCATAAGAGGCAGTACGCCGCCAACATGGCAAAGAGACTGAGCGGCCGTATGGGCCTCACgagctcctcttcctctcgctCATCTCCCGTTCTGGAACCCTCGCCTTCCCAGTCTTCTGCCGATGACTCCTCagcagctgccgccgccgccgccgctcagcAGTCTCATCACCGTCATGGCCAGAAACACTACTATGAAAGCCAGAAGCTGCTCGCTCAGCTTCATGACTGGCTGGAGCACGAGCGCAAAAAGAAGGCCTCGCGCAAAAGCAAGACGtccccccgccgccgctcgccgcAGTCCAAGACTAAGAAGGAGCGGTCGCCAGCGCCCGACGCAGCAGcggagcccgccgccgcacccCGCCCCCGCTCCGACTCAATTGAATCCGATTCGAGCGATGTGTCGTTCGACAGGCTACAGAGGATTATCGAGGACAGCATGGCCTCCATGGGTATCAACTCGGTCCCTCAGATGTCCCCCAAGCTCGGCAGGCGCCCCTCTGCCCGCCACCGAAAATCCCACTCGCGCAGCTTGCTTCACAGGACGGCGAGCTCCGACACCGACTacgttggcgacgacgtcgtcgtgccCACCtgcgacgccgtcctcgacaacTCCAAGACACTCAGctacagcggcggcggcagtgggAAAAGCACCGACGACTTGAGCAAGGCAGACGACAAGGAAAAGGCCTGGGCGACATTCAAGAATGAAATCGTGCGCCTGACGCACACCCTCAAGATCAAggggtggaggagggtcCCCTTGGAGAGTGGCAACAGTGTCATAGTGAAGCGTCTCAGTGGCGCCCTGACCAACGCCGTCTATGTCGTATCTCCCCCTGAAAACCTCGATGAGAAGACGACTGGCAAGAAGCCCCCGCCAAAGCTGCTCTTGCGCATTTACGGCCTCGAGCATCTCATCGACCGTGAAAACGAGCTTAGCGTGCTCCGAAGGCTAGCTCGCAAGAGGATTGGTCCCAGACTTCTGGGATGCTTCACCAACGGCCGTTTCGAGGAGTACTTCAACTCCATCACCCTCACGCCCAGCGACCTGCGTGAGCCTGAGACCTCCAAGCAGATCGCTAAGCGTATGCGCGAGTTGCACGTGGGCATCGACGTCCTGGAACGGGAAAAGGACGAAGGTCCCGCCGTGTTGAAGAACTGGGACTCCTGGCTGGGAaacgtcgagaagaagattacggccctcgacgacggtgttCGAAGGGGTAACAGCGTGTTCCGCGGCCACGGCTACGTCTGCGGCCTGGAATGGCACCGTTTTAAGGAGTTGTACGACAAACACCGTGAACTGGTGCTTAGCGCTTACAAGGGCCACCAGGGGATCCGCGAACGTCTCATCTTTGCCCACAACGAC ACGCAATACGGCAACATCTTGCGCATGCGTCCGGACGACGAAAAGTCTCCCCTTCTGCAGCCCGCCAACGAGCACAAGCaactcgtcgtcatcgacttTGAGTACGCCGCTGCAAACGTCCCCGGTCACGAGTTCGCCAACCACTTTACCGAGTGGGCCTACGACTACCACCACGAGACCCTTCCCTTCCGCTGCAACACGGCCTGCTACCCGACCATCCAGGAGCAGCGCCGTTTCCTCAAGGCCTACGTCGAGCACCGCCCTCAGTTCATCCAcagcgccgcctccacccCGCGTCTCGGCCCCGCCGACGCACccgccggcagcaccacgCCAGCCCTCCTCCCaaccagctcctcgagctccatCGTCGAGTTCATGCTCGACGCCCGCGTGCCGCCGAACCACtggaaggacgaggagcgccgcgccgaggaggccatcgaggccgaggtcaaggagcTGTACGAGGAAACGCGCCTGTGGCGCGGCATCAACAGCGCCATGTGGGTCGCTTGGGGCATCGTTCAGGCCAAGGTGCCCGGCTTCGAGTCCCGCGAGGAGATTGAGCAGCAGGAGAAGCAGGCCCAAaacgaggccgccgccgccgcgggcgatgtcgacgccaAAGCCGAGGTCCAGGCCGCTGCAGACGctgaagaggacgagggcgacgagtACGACTACCTTAGCTACGCCCAGGACcgcgccttcttcttccttggcgACTGCGTAAACATGGGCAtcgtcaagaaggaggaccTCCCCGAAGACGTCCAGAGCCGGATCAAGATTGTGGACTTTTGA
- a CDS encoding Putative G-patch domain, Zinc finger, RanBP2-type, RNA-binding domain superfamily: MTICRISGWFELPLTSPRDDETPLGLPPGITSSCPTTTTTPLTTPPRTTDPVTLIAVAYAIGIVTGQSTAPETTTIATIMDRRVRPTSHVLDREIKAVVGMTMWIAVMKTLRYFTHMTATTADHVVTIEVAGATLALTTTMALAAMMPDVVLTRIFVIFPPLQVAAQVAILVAIALHRLFDKLVLRAGLSNYPAVDIRLPSGRGQRRAFVQFDNIDDAVEFVKENYPKLTLDFAGLVDGDADGMTSIYIHYARSRDDAERDNRAGLSPNWNCPTCDFSNYATRSRCKNCGGPPTDPSQYRHLLTGESDAADTPSQILVFFPLATSVNEDVFSAGASKLQLVQKPAASRGSGDQPKLKSTAPTGDASGYGARPGSLHRTFLMRDQDTNESFNFGFAEFWTVEDALAAMQKFKMMREFTIASQPVTVSTIHLGVFVPELREVTRAIERISFNPLFNPSIRVKYWEPHVYPSQRVITEAPPGGTSADGSKTDANDESKKSKKRKADGSMPSSTAKKSVPMAGQMAFWQRRHDEIHEGKRVADLPVGNDNGGDQRQSEERAPIKIPLSGSNAISTGPIKISLTGASLSRSPAPTATPPSEATARESGGPTSVPTSTTGGRTPDPTPVAAEATPVSYVDREKICCLICMMKYKTLEDLNTHEKSRNHKNAMADADKVKAAKPRLAARDKRMAKQAEEQPKEESGPQYRDRAKERREVFNQPAKPKVAPVQGAGKPARKDDKQAAARPPAEKKTTPPPAPPQSKGAGMLAKMGWSTGQGLGAKGDGRTEVIATHAYQEGVGLGAEGGNLGDAAELAQRKTTNSYAEYVNTVQDRARERYNKMG; encoded by the exons ATGACCATCTGCAGAATATCTGGCTGGTTTGAGCTTCCGCTAACTTCCCCACgggacgacgagacgccTCTAGGTCTCCCCCCAGGAATAACCTCGAGCTGTcctacgacgacgacgacaccattaactacgccgccgaggacaaCCGACCCCGTGACGCTGATCGCGGTCGCCTACGCGATTGGCATCGTGACAGGCCAGAGTACCGCCCCAGAGACTACGACGATCGCTACTATCATGGACCGCCGCGTGAGGCCTACCAGCCACGTCCTGGATCGAGAGATCAAGGCGGTGGTGGGCATGACTATGTGGATCGCCGTGATGAAGACCCTCCGCTACTTCACCCacatgacggcgacgaccgcGGACCACGTCGTTACGATCGAGGTGGCCGGGGCTACCCTCGCTCTCACCACGACGATGGCACTCGCCGCGATGATGCCCGACGTGGTCCTGACGAGGATTTTCGTCAtctttccccctctccaGGTCGCAGCCCAGGTCGCTATTCTCGTCGCGATCGCTCTGCATCGCCTCTTCGACAAGCTGGTGCTCCGA gCCGGCTTATCCAACTACCCAGCCGTCGACATCCGCCTCCCGTCGGGGCGAG GCCAGCGCCGTGCTTTCGTACAATTCGACAACATCGATGACGCCGTGGAGTTCGTCAAGGAGAATTACCCCAAGCTGACGCTTGACTTTGCTGGTTTGGTGGACGGTGACGCTGATGGGATGACCTCTATCTACATCCACTACGCAAGGAGCCGCGATGACGCCGAGAGGGACAACCGTGCCGGCCTCTCCCCTAACTGGAACTGTCCGACGTGCGACTTTTCAAACTACGCAACGAGAAGTCGCTGCAAAAACTGCGGTGGTCCGCCAACGG ATCCATCTCAATACCGGCATCTCTTGACCGGTGAAAGTGATGCGGCTGATACACCCTCGCAGATCCTGGTATTTTTCCCTTTGGCAACTTCGGTCAATGAGGATGTATTCTCTGCGGGCGCCAGCAAGCTTCAGCTGGTGCAGAAACCCGCAGCATCAAGAGGCTCTGGCGACCAGCCTAAACTCAAATCCACTGCGCCGACCGGCGACGCATCCGGCTACGGCGCAAGGCCAGGCTCGCTCCATCGCACGTTCTTGATGCGAGACCAAGACACGAACGAGTCGTTCAACTTTGGCTTTGCTGAATTTTGGACCGTGGAGGAcgccttggcggcgatgcaAAAGTTCAAGATGATGCGCGAGTTCACCATCGCCTCGCAGCCCGTGACGGTCTCAACCATTCATCTGGGCGTCTTCGTTCCAGAACTTCGAGAGGTCACCCGTGCCATCGAGCGCATCTCGTTCAATCCGCTATTTAACCCATCAATCCGTGTCAAGTACTGGGAGCCGCACGTCTATCCCAGTCAGAGAGTGATCACCGAGGCACCTCCTGGCGGCACATCTGCAGACGGAAGCAAGACCGACGCCAACGATGAATCCAAAAAGAGCAAAAAACGCAAGGCGGACGGAAGCATGCCTTCCTCAACGGCCAAAAAGTCAGTGCCGATGGCTGGTCAAATGGCGTTCTGGCAGAGGCGGCACGACGAGATCCACGAGGGCAAGCGAGTCGCGGACCTGCCCGTcggcaacgacaacggcggcgaccagcGTCAGTCCGAAGAGCGTGCTCCAATCAAGATACCTCTGTCTGGATCGAATGCAATCTCCACCGGTCCGATCAAAATTTCGCTCACGGGGGCGAGCTTATCGAGATCACCGGCACCGACAGCAACGCCACCTAGTGAGGCAACCGCCAGGGAATCCGGTGGCCCAACCTCGGTaccgacatcgacgacgggcggcagAACTCCAGACCcgacgccggtggcggcggaagcAACACCAGTATCATACGTCGACCGCGAAAAGATTTGCTGCCTGATCTGCATGATGAAATACAAGACGCTGGAGGATCTTAACACCCACGAGAAGTCGAGGAACCACAAGAACGCCATGGCGGACGcggacaaggtcaaggccgccaaaCCGCGGTTGGCCGCGCGGGACAAGAGGATGGcgaagcaggcggaggaGCAGCCGAAGGAGGAGTCGGGGCCGCAGTATCGAGACCGGGCCAAGGAGCGCAGAGAGGTCTTCAACCAGCCCGCGAAACCCAAGGTGGCCCCTGTGCAAGGGGCCGGCAAGCCCGCGCGCAAAGACGACAAACAAGCGGCCGctcgcccgcccgccgagaagaagacaacgccgcccccggcccCGCCGCAGTCCAAGGGCGCGGGGATGCTGGCGAAGATGGGGTGGAGCACGGGGCAGGGGCTTGGCGCCAAGGGCGACGGCCGCACCGAGGTGATTGCGACACACGCGTATCAAGAGGGCGTCGGTCTCGGCGCTGAGGGCggcaacctcggcgacgctgcGGAGCTGGCGCAGCGCAAAACGACGAACAGCTACGCCGAGTACGTCAACACGGTGCAGGACCGGGCCAGGGAGCGGTATAACAAGATGGGTTGA
- a CDS encoding Putative Zinc finger, PHD-type, Zinc finger, FYVE/PHD-type, Zinc finger, RING/FYVE/PHD-type yields the protein MDLDVEPKVKGDGGRQDENDHEMTDAPVQDASVPPEAPPEAPPAASQAAVSNQTDSKFAPPSTDPDHLPPIHQKPTDPASPTANPSNTILETTEKPPEPQKMAPKKKGTAAIKKTPKRPKGGGGTKAGRPKKQADTVSTTSSTNLQEEPGGGSDEESDNGPYCICRGPDDHRFMISCDVCEDWFHGECINIAKDVGENLIERFVCPNCTDIENNVVSLFKKICSYGKCVKAARLYGDGEKSAFCSDEHKQLWWEKGIASLPKKSLAKNTQNGLTQEELMALLNSDLAAVDPDDGQWRVQTRPFAPPATGAESPEAKSKTLAPGILTEEEVDILKASAAERYKMGEEVVLCQKMLQLLDWASDRRKSLIASKHFDDAACGYDDRLDQVGVVGPFANWLHSDEAKEIFKVGSLDIGSRLSGEDKNICDKKRCKAHQGWYSIHTRDVRYQMKLLAMDANKKLDKERLIKQSAAERKLRKEAEKNYVQAVLPDGTLGPPRSA from the exons ATGGATTTAGATGTTGAGCCCAAGGTGAAAGGGGACGGAGGCAGGCAGGATGAGAATGACCATGAAATGACAGATGCGCCTGTCCAAGACGCCTCTGTTCCTCCAGAAGCACCTCCAGAAGCACCTCCAGCCGCGTCTCAAGCCGCAGTTTCAAACCAGACAGATTCCAAATTTGCTCCTCCTTCCACAGATCCAGATCATCTCCCACCCATCCACCAGAAACCAACAGACCCAGCCTCACCAACAGCCAACCCCAGCAACACCATCCTGGAAACGACGGAGAAGCCTCCCGAACCGCAAAAGATGGctcccaagaagaagggtaCCGCTGCAATCAAGAAGACGCCAAAGCGgcccaagggcggcggcggcaccaagGCTGGCAGGCCGAAGAAGCAAGCCGACACCGTCTccacgacatcgtcgaccaACCTGCAGGAGGAGCCGGGCGGTGGCTCGGACGAGGAATCTGACAACGGACCGTATTGCATCTGTCGCGGCCCCGACGACCACCGCTTCATGATCTCGTGCGACGTCTGCGAGGACTGGTTCCACGGGGAGTGCATCAACATTGCTAAGGACGTTGGTGAAAACCTCATCGAGCGCTTCGTGTGTCCTAACTGCACCGACATCGAGAACAACGTCGTTAGCCTGTTCAAGAAAATATGCTCCTACGGCAAGTgcgtcaaggccgcccgTCTAtacggcgatggcgagaaGAGCGCCTTTTGCTCCGACGAGCACAAGCAGCTGTGGTGGGAGAAGGGCATCGCCTCGCTGCCCAAGAAGTCCTTGGCTAAAAACACCCAGAACGGGCTGACCCAGGAGGAGCTCATGGCTCTTTTGAACAGCGatctggccgccgtcgatcCGGACGATGGCCAGTGGAGGGTCCAAACTCGTCCGTTCGCCCCCCCGGCCACTGGAG CCGAGAGTCCTGAGGCTAAGAGTAAGACTCTCGCGCCTGGCATCCTGactgaggaggaggtcgacatcctcaaggcctcggccgccgagcgcTACAAgatgggcgaggaggtcgtccTCTGCCAGAAGatgctgcagctgctcgacTGGGCCAGCGACCGGCGCAAGTCTCTTATCGCGTCCAAGCACTTTGACGACGCGGCGTGCGGTTACGATGACCGCCTCGACCaagtcggcgtcgtcgggcccTTTGCCAACTGGCTCCACTCAGACGAGGCCAAAGAGATCTTCAAGGTCGGCAGCCTCGACATCGGCAGCCGACTGAGTGGCGAAGACAAGAACATTTGCGACAAGAAGCGCTGCAAGGCGCACCAGGGCTGGTACTCGATTCACACTAGGGACGTGCGATACCAGATGAAGCTGCTGGCCATGGACGCAaacaagaagctcgacaaggagCGCCTGATCAAGCAGTCGGCCGCCGAGCGGAAGCTGAggaaggaggccgagaagaatTACGTCCAGGCCGTCCTTCCCGATGGCACTCTCGGACCACCCCGGTCTGCGTGA
- a CDS encoding Putative molybdopterin biosynthesis MoaE, which produces MDPQDRGPWEVSDGACYVALTYDLLDATSIMNRVRSPQAGAIVLFSGTTRDTFGDKPVKELQYSAYTPLALRTMLTISKSILERHGLKGVAMIHRLGTVPIGEESILIAVSSPHRQAAWRAGEEALEECKAKVEVWKREEFHGEEGVWRANRDGVAGQKVVDADSEAGERAQQPPAPA; this is translated from the coding sequence ATGGACCCTCAAGACCGCGGGCCGTGGGAGGTCTCCGATGGCGCTTGCTACGTCGCCCTCACCtacgacctcctcgacgccacgTCCATCATGAACCGAGTCCGCTCACCACAGGCCGGGgccatcgtcctcttctccggCACAACGCGCGACACCTTTGGTGACAAGCCCGTCAAGGAGCTCCAGTACAGCGCGTACACTCCGCTCGCCCTTCGTACGATGCTCACCATCTCCAAGAGCATCCTTGAGCGGCACGGCCTCAAGGGGGTTGCCATGATTCACCGCCTTGGCACGGTACCCATCGGCGAGGAGAGCATCCTGATTGCCGTCTCGTCCCCGCACAGGCAGGCGGCGtggagggcgggcgaggaggcgctggAAGAGtgcaaggccaaggtcgaggtATGGAAGCGAGAGGAGTTCCACGGGGAAGAGGGCGTGTGGAGGGCGAATCGAGACGGCGTCGCTGGACAGAAAGTGGTCGACGCAGACAGCGAGGCTGGGGAGCGTGCTCAACAGCCACCGGCTCCTGCGTAG
- a CDS encoding Putative copper chaperone SCO1/SenC, Thioredoxin-like superfamily, whose product MSQATSRLLWKSISSTSATQCRRCISQAAIPKQTRPTAAPNAFQTRPSPAQRRTKTYKTVEEAKSRYRSGPFSWKAGLLFVGTGAGLTWYFEHEKQRMERKRIADATKGIGRPKVGGPFELTDQNGNKFTSEDMKGRYALVYFGFTHCPDICPDELDKMAQMYDLVEQKRPGSVLPIFITCDPERDTPAVVKEYLAEFHPKFIGLTGTYDEIKDMCKLYRVYFSTPQHVKPGQDYLVDHSIYFYLMDPEGDFVEALGRQHSPSAAAKVILDHMNDWEGSWKKN is encoded by the exons ATGTCGCAAGCAACCTCAAGGCTTTTGTGGAAGTCCATTTCCTCCACATCAGCGACGCAATGCCGCAGATGCATCTCCCAAGCAGCGATCCCTAAGCAGACCCGGCCGACTGCCGCGCCGAATGCGTTCCAGACGAGACCCTCTCCGGCGcagaggaggacgaagacaTACAAGACTGTGGAGGAGGCAAAGAGCAGATATCGATCAGGG CCTTTCTCGTGGAAGGCCGGTCTTCTGTTCGTCGGCACAGGTGCTGGCTTGACATGGTACTTTGAACACGAGAAGCAGCGCATGGAGCGCAAGCGCATCGCGGATGCGACCAAGGGCATTGGACGGCCCAAGGTCGGAGGGCCGTTTGAGTTGACCGACCAGAACGGAAACAAGTTCACGAGCGAGGACATGAAGGGCCGCTACGCATTG GTCTACTTTGGCTTCACGCACTGCCCCGACATCTGccccgacgagctcgacaagATGGCCCAGATGTACGACCTCGTTGAGCAGAAGCGACCCGGCTCGGTGCTCCCCATCTTCATCACGTGTGACCCGGAGCGCGACACCCCGGCGGTGGTCAAGGAGTACCTCGCCGAGTTCCACCCCAAGTTCATCGGGCTGACGGGTACCTACGACGAGATCAAGGACATGTGCAAGCTGTACCGCGTCTACTTCAGCACGCCGCAGCATGTCAAGCCCGGCCAGGATTACCTGGTAGACCACAGCATATACTTTTACCTGATGGACCCCGAGGGCGACTTCGTTGAAGCCCTGGGACGCCAGCactcgccatcggcggcggccaaggtcATCCTGGACCACATGAACGACTGGGAGGGCAGCTGGAAGAAGAACTAA